GGTCATTGGCGACGTGACCACTTCGGCCTCCCCGCGCGCCGCGAGGTCGAGCCAGGCGATCATCTTCCGATCACCGCGCACGGCCAGGGAGAGGGCTTCACAGTCCAGGACGAAGACACGGAGCGGCCTCTGCCCGTGCTCACCGGCTCGCTTCTTCACGCAGCCTCTCCGGCGTTGTGTTGTCCGGAGGCGCGGCGCCGCTCGTGTTCGGCGTCGAGATCCTCCAGCTCGTCGAGGGCTGCCACACGCTCGTCCTCGGTCACGGGGCCGTGTTCTTCCTGCAGCCAGTCGACCAGTTCCAGGAGCCGGTCCCGGTCGCGCTTGAAGCGCAGCGCCTCGGCGACGTACGCCGACAGGCCCCGCTCGGCCGCGTCCGCGCGGATCTCGTCCAGGAGATCCTCGGGGATCGTCACGGTTACCTTCTTCGTCACCATATAAGAGACCATACTCTTGGTACCGCACTCCTTACCAGTGGGGTGCGGTCGACGATTCGACGGTCAGGTGGCCGTGGCGGGGCGCGGGCTGCCGTGGAAGACCTGGCTGGTGTGCCAGGAACGGTGGATCGCGGCGACGGGGTGGGCGCCGGGCTGAGGTCCGACGAGTGGTCGGTCGGCGAGCGCGATGACGTGTTCGCGGGCGGCGGGGCTGTGGCCGACGAAGCGCTGGGAGACCAGGATGCGGTGGCTCTCGCCGACACCGAGGACGCCCTTGTCGAAGAGCTTGTGGTGAAGGGAACACAGACACAGTCCGTTGTCGACGTCGTCGGGGCCGTCGAACGCCCACCAGCGCACGTGTGCGGCCTCCAGCCCGACCGGCACCGCGCCGATCCTGCCGTCGTAGCCGCAGAACGCGCACCGGTACTCGTAAGCCGTCAGGACTCGCTCCCGCATCCGCGGATCCCGCCGCCTCCGCACGGCGGCCGAGAGCTGTCCGGTCTCCGCCGGCTCCAGCCCCAGACCGACGGATTCGCACAGGTCGCCGTGGAGCGAAGGCGGGAAATGCAGGTCGAGCAGGACCCGTGCCATCCGGCCGAGCAGAGCCGGTTCACGCCGCAGCGCCGCCCGCAGTTCTGGCGACAGCCGCCCCGCGGCCCCCGCGGTCCGCAACTCCCGCACCCCGCTGCCGGGGCTGCCCGGTCCGCGATCGGTGCGCACCTCCCACACGCCGTCGCTCACCAGGTGGTGGAACGGGTAGGCCGGAGTCGTCCTGTTCGGCGGACCGTACTCCGTCAGCAGTCGCTGCAGATCTTCCTCCACCGCGCTGTACCGCAGTTCGTCGTCGGCATCCTGCTGGAACCGACCGAGGGCGTACAGCAACAGCAACGGCTTGTGCGGAGCGCGGGTCCCGTTTCTGCTCCACTGCCTCAGTTTCGCGGTGCGCTCCAGCCAGTCCATGACCGGCGATCGTAGTCGCGCCTCGTTGACCAGCGATCTGCGCATGTATGGAAAGCCTAACGAGTCGTGGTGAGGTGATGGCGACGTGTCGTGACCAGGTGGCGCCACCGTTCGCGGGTCTGTTGTTCTCCGTCGATCCACCGTGCTCGCGCGGTGTGCTCGGGAAGCGGAAGGCCGGCCATGAAGTGGGCGATGTCGACGTAGTGGGCGTAGTCGCTGCTCTGCGTCAGTTCGCGCAGGCGGATGATCGCGGTGGCGAGGTCGTCCTGGGCGTCGAGGACGGCATGGTTGAAGCACAGGGCCAGCTGCAATTTCGCCGCCGCGTAGGAAATGCCGGAGACGCCGATTTCAGCGAGCAGCACGGCCGCCCGGCCGGGCAAGTCGGCGGCGAACCCGGCATCGCGTACGAGCACGGCGATGCGAGCGGTCATCTCGCTGGAGCGCAGGCTGAGGTGGGACAACAGCCGTTCCGCCAGATCGAGTTCGTCATCGGCCCGAAGCGGATCGGAGAAGGAAACGGCGAAGGCGAGATGCGCCTGCACCACGGCGGTCTCGCCGACCACACCGTGCTCCTCGGCTTCGCTCCGGCCTGCCAGGTAGGCGGCTACCGCCCGCTCCATGTCGCCCTGCACCCACCACACGTCTCCCAGCACCCGATGGTGCCGACCCTCCCAGCCCAGCCTCCCCGCGGCTTCGACCGCGGTCGGGAAGTCTCCGGACAGTCGGCTCAGGTGTGCCAGGCCGCGCCGAGCCGCGGAAGCGAGCCGACCGTCGGCGGAGGCGACGCGCTGCATCCCGCGACGCGAATCGTCGGTCAGACCGAGGTCTCGCTGGGCCTTCGCCAGGTAATACATGGCCAGTTCGACCAGGTCATCGGGGAGCAGCTCCGAGGCGAGGACGGCCGAGAGCCGACTGGTCGTGCGTTCACGGTGCTCGTGCTGGCGCCGGGCGATGGCGCTCAGCGTTTCCACCAGGGCATCTGCAGCAGTCTGCAGGCCACCTGACGACGTGGCATCGACGGCGGGAAGCGCCAGCGGTTCCCAGACGGAATCCCCTACGTACTGGAATGCGGTATCGGCGAGCCAGCCGAGACCGAGACGGAAGTCCCGTGCGAGGAGCAGCCCTTGCTGGAGACAGCCGACCAGGACGACGCGATCGTGTCGCAGGTCCTGGCGCCACTGTGATTCCAGTGCGTGGAAGGCTCGTTGGGCCGCGCGCCGCCAGTCCTGCTCCGACCAGCGGTCGTCACTGCCGTCGTCCGCGCTGCGAATGGCGGAGCGGATCAGATCGTGGACATGGAAGGGCCACACACCGGAAGAGGACTCCCGGATGAAGGGGCGCTCGGTCAGCCGTAGGGCGGGCGCGTCGTGGTCCATGCCTGCGGCTTGGGTGGCCAGAGTTACAGAGAAAGCGCTGAGCAGGCTGACCGAGCGGAGCACGTGGCGCTCATCGGCGGTCAGGTCGGTGAGGGTACGGGCGATCAGGGCGGGGAAGTCGTGGTCGAAGTCGGTGACCTGTGGTTGCCTGCCGCCGCGTCGGAGTTCCAGGTAGCGCATGACCGACAGGTCCAGGTACAGAGGCAACCCGTGGGAGCGCTCGGTGATGATCCGGCGAACTGGTTCGTCGATCAGCGGCTGCCCGTCGCGGCTCAGCCTGCGGACCAGGTAGTCCTCGCAGTCTTCGGGAGGGAAGTCGCCGATCAGGACCTGACGGCCCGATACAGGTCGCCTCACATGTGCCGTGTCGGCTGCGAGACCGGGCCACGCGTGCGGCCCAGTCCAGTCGAGCTGCCCCTCCAGGCTCGTCTCCGCCCACTGGAGGCGGTTGCGTCCGGTGACGATGAAGAACGCGTTGGGCATCAACCACACGATGCGTTGGAGCAGAGCTCGAAGTCGCGGTGCGTGCGGTCACCGGTGTCCTCGAAGGTGTCCAGCAGGATCACGGGCAGGGCGCTCTTGTCGGTTGGGAGCTGGGCCAGGTCCTAGGCGAGAAGGTGCGGGTAGAAGCTGAGGGCCTCCAGGTCGGGCTCGGCCTCCAGGAGGTCGGCCAGGCGGGAACAGCCGGCGAGGGCGCGCACGGACTGGCGCCGCTCGCGTAATGCCTTGATGAACGCTCCGGCCCCGTGCCCGAGTGCACTGCCGACGGTGCCGGGCAAGAACAGGGCCTGGGCGACGTCGCTGAGGGCGGACTGCATCTGTTGGGGCAGGGTGGCAGCGGCGCTGAAGCGGCTCATCAGCCCGCCCCGGCGCAGGTAGTCCTCGATCGGTTCGCCCGGGTGGTTGTGCTCCCAGTAGCGGCGCAAGGCGGGGTCGAAGGCGGGCATCGGCCGGCCGAGCGCGGCGACGGCAAGGCGGATGGTGAGGACGACGCGTTCGAAGTCCATGCCCGCGGCGCGCGCAAGGTCGATGCGGACCGGCAGAGTCCGCTCGTCGGGGTGGGACGGCGATTCCCATTGCGCCGGGCGGTGCTCGCTGCGGGCTAGCGATGCCTCGATCTTGCGGGACAGCGTGGACTTGCCGATCCCGCCCACACCGTGGAACACGAGGATGTTGCAGCGGGGAGCTTCCAAGTCCTCCAGTCGAAGTCCGCACAGGTCACGTGCCGTATGTGCTCGGCGAGGCCGGCCGTTACGGCCTGCCACTGTGCCTGCCGGTTCGTGAACGCCTCACTGGCGGAGATGCTCCGGTCGTTCGAGCTGAACAGCGTTCGAAGGTCCCGCCTTGCCACCGCTCCCCCTGACGATCAACTGAGGCCAGGCCAAGCTCCGTTGACGACAGCATGGCACGCTCACATTTAGGCAGGTCCGCAGGCCGCATCCGGCATGCGGCAGTTGAGCCGACGGCCTCGGTCAGGGGACGGTGGCCACGGGTTCCCCATTCTGCGTACTCACCCTCACAGGTCGAACAGGCTCTCCTGGAAGTTCTCGACGATATCCCGTCGCGGGTAGAACAGGCCCAGCAGCAGGAACGTCTTGGGGCGGGCCGCGACGTTCCCGACGAAGCAGTGCACGGCCTTCTCCGGAGTGACCATCCGGTCGAACCAGCGCTCGCGAAGCTTCTCCTCCACGCCGTCCTTCCCGTAGTGACGAACGAACTTGCGGTACGACTCGCCCGCCTCCCAGTCCCTCAGCCCCATGTCGTGACCACCGCACTCCTGATCCGCGCATCGGAAGCTGTACCGGAACTCAAGTGGCACCCACTCCAGTTGGCGAAGGTCCTGCGCGAGTAGATCCAACTGATCTGCCAGGGCCGCCTTCGAAGCTGGCCAGGGCTCAGCAGGAGCGAAGCGGAAGCCGGTGAACTCATCTGGGCGGAAGACACCAAGCGACGTCCCTCGCAGCTCTTGGTCCCGCTTTATGGAGCACAGGGACGGCGCCACGAGGGGCTGAACATGCGAGAAGCGTTCGCGCCAGCCGTCCGCTGTCCCGAGGCGCTCGATGACCTTGAGGGTCTGCAGGTTGGGGCGCAAGCTCTCGGGACGGCGGTCCCCATGGTGTCGCTGCACGTCGACCTCGACGATCGAGTACTTGGCGAACTGGCTTTCTTCGTTCAGTAACCGGAACGGAACCGGGAAGAGCCGCACATGCTGGGGCGTTCCCTGGTCGAGCCGTATGCCGGCCACGCAACTCGTCTCGTGGTATCTCGCGGACAGTTCCGGATAGGTCTTGACCGTGATCATGATCCGTGCGCGCTGTCGACTCCCCGATCCCATGGTTGCCCCCTCCACAGATCTCCCGATCTGCTGATTGGAGGAGAGGCATGCGCTACGGGCAAGAGCGCGTGCAGGAGCAAGGGGCGAAGTCAGGCCAGGGGAATTACCGGCACGGCGGCCCGCTTGCGAACCGTCTCCAGGACGACCTGCCGGTGGCAGCGGCTCTCGTCCTTCTCGAAGCACAGCACCGCCACCCGCGACTGCCGGGCGTGCTCCGCGAGGCGGTCAAGATCGGACTGGGCCTCCTCGGACTGCAGCAGGCCACGGAAGCGTGCCCGCCCTACTTCGAGGCGGCCGTCCCAGAAGGGCTCCCGGTTGTCCTTCGGATTGCCCAGGCCACGCAGGTGCGTGTACTCAATACCGGCCTCCGCCAGGGCATCTCCGAGGCGGGTCTTGCTGAAGCCCTTCTTGCGGCTGATCGGCGTGAGCCGTACATCCGCCACGACACCGATGCGGCTGTCGACGAGCGCGGCGACGAACGAGTCGATGTCCCGCCCTTCGTATCCGGCGGACCACAGACCGGGCGTGACGGGCGCGACCTGGGTCGCCCGGAACAGATCATCGAGAGAGACCGCAAGAGCCTCGGCCACTGCGCCAACGGTCAGGAAACCTGGCTGGATCGCTCCCTCGCTCTCCAGGCGGCCCAGCGTCCCGACGGCGATGCCTGCCTCCTTCGCCAGCCGTTCCCGCGTCCACCCACGGTCTTCCCTTAACGCACGTACCCGCTGGGCGAGCGCACGGGCCCGGTCGTGAGAAGGGACTGAGCGATGACCTGCCATATGCGGTGTTCCTAACGACCGTTGGGGCGGCCCGCACGGTATTACTGGTCAGCTACGAGCCCGGGATTCGCGAATGCGCAGGTCATCGGGCGCGCGGGCGCCGCTGTTCCTGCGGCACTGGAGACTGCTCCTGGGAGAAGCCGACCAAGATCTTCTCCCAGATTTCTCCCAAGCGATCTCCAGGAACCACTCAGGGGCCCGACCCGCTCTGCGGATCAGGCCCCTGACCTGGAACTTCACTGTCGGGGTGGCGGGATTTGAACCCACGACCTCTTCGTCCCGAACGAAGCGCGCTACCAAGCTGCGCCACACCCCGATCGTCGCTGCTCGTCGCGGCGACGTCGTTTACTTTAGCCCACCGGTGGCCGGAGACGAAATCCGGTTTAGCGGGGTCGGCGGAGTGGGTTCGGGCGGATGTGGTCGAGGGTGATGAGGAGGACGGCCAGGGCGTAGAGGGCCAGGCCGACGAGGAGGGCGTTGCCCAGGACTCCCTTGAAGCCGTGCTGGTCGACGTCGAGGAAGGGGTAGAGGTAGCGGTCCTGCGTGCCGGGGAGCAGCAGCTCGCCGCGGGCCAGGGTGAAGGCCAGGTAGGCCAGGGGGTAGAGGAGCCACGTGGGGGCCTGGCGCAGGTGCAGGCGGCCGGGGACGGTGAGGAGGAGCCAGTCCAGGGCCGCGGCGACCGGGACCGCCGTGTGCAGGATGTGGGTCGCGGCCGTCTGCCAGCCCGCGCCGGCGCCGTCCGGTGCGACGAAGGGGCTCGCCGCGTTGGCCAGGAGCAGGTGGTGGACCAGGCCGGCGGTGGCGACGTAGAGCAGGGCCGCGCCCGTCACCGCGCCCGGCAGGGGGTGGTGGGCGGACCAGGCGCAGCGGGCGGACGCGATCATGACCAGCGCCAGCAGGAGGCCACTCTGGATCGTGAAGTGGCTCAGGGTCTTCAGGACCGGGCCGCCCACGAGCAGCTCGATCGTCACTCCGGTCAGCGCCAGCAGCGCGGTGAGGAGGCGGAAGACCGCGATCAGCCTGCGGCGTACGGGGGTCACGACGGCCGTCGCCGGTACGACCGTGGGCAGCAGGGCGCGGTGACCCGGGATCGGGGGGAGGTCCGGGATGTCCCTGGGTATCGGGGCTGTCATGGCCTCACGCTAGGCAGACCGGACATATCGGGCTATGCGGGTGGGCCGTGTGGGTTACCCGGGATACCGGGGTTACCCGGGTTACCGGGGTTACCCGGGTTACCAGGGATACGCGGGTTACCCGGCCCGCCGGCCCGCCGCCCTCCCCGTGCCGCGCCCCCTTACCGCCCCCGCGCCACCAACGTCAGCAGCGTCGCCTCCGGTGGGCAGAAGAAGCGGACCGGGGTGTAGCGGCTCGCGCCGCAGCCCGCGGAGACGTGGAGGTAGGACGTACGGCCCTCCGCCGTGTGCGTGGACAGGCCCTTCACGCGGTCCGTGTCCAGGTCGCAGTTGGTGACCAGCGCGCCGTAGAAGGGGATGCACAGCTGGCCCCCGTGCGTGTGGCCGGCCAGGATCAGGGGGTAGTCGTCCGCCGCGTAGGCGTCCAGGACGCGCAGGTACGGCGCGTGCACCACGCCCATCGAGAAGTCCGCCGTGCCGGACGGGCCGCCCGCGACCTCCGCGTACCGGTCGCGCTTGATGTGCGGGTCGTCGAGGCCGGTCAGCTCGACGGACATGCCCTCGATCTTGAGCGTGCCGCGCGTGTTCGTGAGGTTCTGCCAGCCCGCGGCGTCGAAGCCGTCGCGCAGGCCCTCCCACGGGTTGTGGACGACGCCCACGGCGGGCGGGTTGCCGTTGAGGCCGTGACGGCCCTGGAGCTTCTCGGTCAGGTACCGGCCGGGATTGCGGAGCTTGGGGCCGTAGTAGTCGTTGGAGCCGAAGACGTAGGCGCCCGGGAACTCCATCAGCGGGCCCAGGGCGTCCAGGACCTCGGGGACGCCCGCCGGGTCGGACAGGTTGTCGCCCGTGTTGATCACGAAGTCGGGGCGCAGGCCGGCCAGGGAGCGCAGCCAGCGCTGCTTCTTGCGCTGGCCGCCGACCATGTGGATGTCGGAGACCTGGAGCACGCGCAGCGGGCCCATGCCGGCGGGCAGGACGGGGACCGTGACCCGTCGGAGGCGGAACGAGCGGGGTTCGATCCCCGCCGCGTAGACCAGACCGGCGGCGCCAACCGCCGTGATTCCCAGGGGCACTCCGTATCGCGCGCGCATACGTCCATCGTGTCAGAAGCGGGGGCGAGGGGCCGACCACGGGGACGGCGGCCACGCTGATCCGCCCGCGGGTCCTCGGACCGACCGGCACTCGGGAAAATCGGCGGGCGATCGTCCGGCCGTACCTGCGACAATCAGGTCCATGACCACGCTCAAGTCGAAGCTGCACGCCGACCTCAACGCCGCGATCAAGGAGCGTGACGAGCTGCGCTCCTCGACGCTCCGGCTGACGCTCGCCGCGATCACCAAGGAGGAGGTCGCGGGGAAGGAGAAGCGGGAGCTCTCCGACGACGAGGTGCAGAAGGTGATCACCCGCGAGGCGAAGAAGCGCCGGGAGGCCGCCGAGGCCTTCGCGCAGGGGGGTCGCGCCGAGAGCGCCGAGCGGGAGAAGGCGGAGGGCGAGGTGCTCGCCGCGTACCTGCCGAAGCAGCTGTCGGACGACGAGCTGAACGCGATCGTCGCGCAGGCCGTCGAGGAGGCGAAGGCGGGCGGTGCCGAGGGGCCGCGGGCCATGGGCGCCGTCATGAAGATCGTCAACCCGAAGGTCGCCGGGCTGGCCGAGGGCGGCCGGGTCGCCGCCGCGGTCAAGAGGACGCTCGCCGTCTGAGCCGTACCCGTCCCCCGGGCAGCCGCCGGGCTGAACCCCACCCCGTAACGAGTGAGGGCGCCCTCCGCGAAAAGCGGAGGGCGCCCTCACTCGTACGCGTGCGGTCTCAGTCGCGTCCGCCCGGCCCGTTCCCCGGCCCCTGGATCAGGTTCCCGGGGAAGCCGCCGTCCCCGCCGCCGTTGCCGTTGCCGCCGCCGTTGTCCGACCCGCCGTTGCCGGTGCCGCCGTCGATCAGGCCGCCGATGAAGCCGTCGTCGCCGTTGTTCCCGTCGTCCTGGCCCGGGTCCTCGGCCCCTTCGTCGCGGCCCTTGTCCTTGTCCTTCTCGCCGTCCGGGATGTCGACGAGGTTGAAGGAGGGGGAGTCCTTGCCGGCCAGGGCGCCGGTCATGGCGTCCTTCCAGATGGGACCGGGAACCGCGCCACCGAAGACGAGCGGGTGGTAGACACCGCCGATCGTGATGTTCTTCATCTCGACCTTCTGGGTGGCGCTGCCGACCCAGACGGCGCCCGACATGTTCGGCGTGTAGCCGACGAACCAGGCGTTCTTCCGCTCGTCGGTCGTACCGGTCTTGCCCGCGTTGGCGCGGTCGCTGAGGCCGGCCTCCTTACCCGTACCGGAGTCGACCACACCCTGCAGCAGCGTGTTCACGCTGTCCGCGGTCTTCTCGGTCATGGCCCGGGAGCACGTGGACTTCGGCACCTCGAGCGACGTCTGCTTGTTGCCGACCTTCTGCGTGATCGACTCGATGGCGACCGGCGTGCAGTACATGCCGCGCGAGGCGAAGGTCGCGTAGGCGCTCGCCATGGTCAGCGGGGACATACCGACCGAGCCGAGGGCGAGGGCGGAGGGGTTCTGCGGGAGCTTGTCGCCGTTGCCCTGGTGGACGTTGAGCTTGTCCGCCATCTCGGACACCGGGCACAGGCCGATGTCGGCGAGCATCTGCACGAAGTAGGTGTTGACCGACTTGGCCATCGCCTCCTTCAGGCGGTACGGACCGACCTCCGACTCGTTCTCGTTCTCCACGCGGTAGCTCGAGTCGTTGATCCAGGGCTTGTCACAGGTCTGGATGGGGCTCGGGTAGTCCATGTCGTACGGCGACGAGTACTCCTTCGTCGGCGGTACGTTCTGCTCCAGCGCCGCGGCCGCCAGGAAGGGCTTGAACGTCGAACCCGTCGGGAAGCCGTAGTTGGAGCCGCCGTAGGCCGCGTCGACCGAGTAGTTGTACTCGGTCTCGTTCTTGCCGTAGCCGTACGGCTTCGACTGGCCCATCGCGACGATCTTGCCGGTGCCCGGCTCGACCAGCGTGCTCGCCGCGGCGACCGAGTCCGACTTGTTGACGTGGTCCTTGAGCGACTGCTGGACCGATTCCTGGGCCTGCGGGTCCATCGTCGTACGGATGGTCAGGCCGCCCTGGTTCCAGATCTTGGCCCGGTCCTTGCGGGTCTTGCCGAAGACCTTGTCGCTGAGGAAGACCTCGCGCACGTAGTCGCAGAAGAAGCTGGCGTTCTTCACGGCCGTGATGCAGCCGTTCTTGGGCCGGCTGATCTTCAGCCCGAGCGGGGCCTTCTTCGCCTTGTCGGCCTCCGCCTGGGAGATGTCGCCGACCTGGGCCATCCGCGTCAGGACGGTGTTGCGCCGCTTGGTGGCCTCGGCCTCGTCGTTGACCGGGTCGTACCGGCTGGGCGACTGGACGATGCCGGCCAGGAGGGCGGACTCCTGGACGTTGAGGTCCTTGGCGGACTTGGAGAAGTAGCGCTGGGCGGCGGCCTCGACGCCGTACGCCTGCTGGCCGAAGAAGGTGATGTTCAGGTAGTTCTCGAGGATCTTCTTCTTGCCCAGCTCCTCCTCGACCTGGATCGCGAGCTTCAGCTCCTGGATCTTGCGGCCGAGGGTCTGCTGGGTGGCCTGGGCGACCTTCGTCGGGTCGTCGCCGGCCTCCTCCACGAAGACGTTCTTGACGTACTGCTGCG
The Streptomyces sp. NBC_01723 genome window above contains:
- a CDS encoding CopG family transcriptional regulator gives rise to the protein MVTKKVTVTIPEDLLDEIRADAAERGLSAYVAEALRFKRDRDRLLELVDWLQEEHGPVTEDERVAALDELEDLDAEHERRRASGQHNAGEAA
- a CDS encoding phosphorothioated DNA-binding restriction endonuclease, encoding MDWLERTAKLRQWSRNGTRAPHKPLLLLYALGRFQQDADDELRYSAVEEDLQRLLTEYGPPNRTTPAYPFHHLVSDGVWEVRTDRGPGSPGSGVRELRTAGAAGRLSPELRAALRREPALLGRMARVLLDLHFPPSLHGDLCESVGLGLEPAETGQLSAAVRRRRDPRMRERVLTAYEYRCAFCGYDGRIGAVPVGLEAAHVRWWAFDGPDDVDNGLCLCSLHHKLFDKGVLGVGESHRILVSQRFVGHSPAAREHVIALADRPLVGPQPGAHPVAAIHRSWHTSQVFHGSPRPATAT
- a CDS encoding DUF488 family protein, N3 subclade, whose product is MAGHRSVPSHDRARALAQRVRALREDRGWTRERLAKEAGIAVGTLGRLESEGAIQPGFLTVGAVAEALAVSLDDLFRATQVAPVTPGLWSAGYEGRDIDSFVAALVDSRIGVVADVRLTPISRKKGFSKTRLGDALAEAGIEYTHLRGLGNPKDNREPFWDGRLEVGRARFRGLLQSEEAQSDLDRLAEHARQSRVAVLCFEKDESRCHRQVVLETVRKRAAVPVIPLA
- a CDS encoding Pr6Pr family membrane protein — encoded protein: MTAPIPRDIPDLPPIPGHRALLPTVVPATAVVTPVRRRLIAVFRLLTALLALTGVTIELLVGGPVLKTLSHFTIQSGLLLALVMIASARCAWSAHHPLPGAVTGAALLYVATAGLVHHLLLANAASPFVAPDGAGAGWQTAATHILHTAVPVAAALDWLLLTVPGRLHLRQAPTWLLYPLAYLAFTLARGELLLPGTQDRYLYPFLDVDQHGFKGVLGNALLVGLALYALAVLLITLDHIRPNPLRRPR
- a CDS encoding metallophosphoesterase, whose product is MRARYGVPLGITAVGAAGLVYAAGIEPRSFRLRRVTVPVLPAGMGPLRVLQVSDIHMVGGQRKKQRWLRSLAGLRPDFVINTGDNLSDPAGVPEVLDALGPLMEFPGAYVFGSNDYYGPKLRNPGRYLTEKLQGRHGLNGNPPAVGVVHNPWEGLRDGFDAAGWQNLTNTRGTLKIEGMSVELTGLDDPHIKRDRYAEVAGGPSGTADFSMGVVHAPYLRVLDAYAADDYPLILAGHTHGGQLCIPFYGALVTNCDLDTDRVKGLSTHTAEGRTSYLHVSAGCGASRYTPVRFFCPPEATLLTLVARGR
- a CDS encoding GatB/YqeY domain-containing protein, translating into MTTLKSKLHADLNAAIKERDELRSSTLRLTLAAITKEEVAGKEKRELSDDEVQKVITREAKKRREAAEAFAQGGRAESAEREKAEGEVLAAYLPKQLSDDELNAIVAQAVEEAKAGGAEGPRAMGAVMKIVNPKVAGLAEGGRVAAAVKRTLAV
- a CDS encoding transglycosylase domain-containing protein is translated as MPKKRSGGGLSPTQQAAKFLGVSVLAGAVLAGIALPAVGALGLAAKGSVEGFDALPANLKTPPLSQRTAILDAEGGTIATVYSRDRTVVDLKDISPYMQKAIVAIEDSRFYQHGAIDLKGVLRALNKNARSGEVSEGASTLTQQYVKNVFVEEAGDDPTKVAQATQQTLGRKIQELKLAIQVEEELGKKKILENYLNITFFGQQAYGVEAAAQRYFSKSAKDLNVQESALLAGIVQSPSRYDPVNDEAEATKRRNTVLTRMAQVGDISQAEADKAKKAPLGLKISRPKNGCITAVKNASFFCDYVREVFLSDKVFGKTRKDRAKIWNQGGLTIRTTMDPQAQESVQQSLKDHVNKSDSVAAASTLVEPGTGKIVAMGQSKPYGYGKNETEYNYSVDAAYGGSNYGFPTGSTFKPFLAAAALEQNVPPTKEYSSPYDMDYPSPIQTCDKPWINDSSYRVENENESEVGPYRLKEAMAKSVNTYFVQMLADIGLCPVSEMADKLNVHQGNGDKLPQNPSALALGSVGMSPLTMASAYATFASRGMYCTPVAIESITQKVGNKQTSLEVPKSTCSRAMTEKTADSVNTLLQGVVDSGTGKEAGLSDRANAGKTGTTDERKNAWFVGYTPNMSGAVWVGSATQKVEMKNITIGGVYHPLVFGGAVPGPIWKDAMTGALAGKDSPSFNLVDIPDGEKDKDKGRDEGAEDPGQDDGNNGDDGFIGGLIDGGTGNGGSDNGGGNGNGGGDGGFPGNLIQGPGNGPGGRD